Proteins encoded together in one Colius striatus isolate bColStr4 chromosome 3, bColStr4.1.hap1, whole genome shotgun sequence window:
- the TFAP4 gene encoding transcription factor AP-4 isoform X2 has translation MEYFMVPAQKVPSLQHFRKSEKEVIGGLCSLANIPLTPETQRDQERRIRREIANSNERRRMQSINAGFQSLKTLIPHTDGEKLSKEFSGSSPKRRRAEDKDEGIGSPDIWEDEKAEDLRREMIELRQQLDKERSVRMMLEEQVRSLEAHMYPEKLKVIAQQVQLQQQQEQVRLLHQEKLEREQQIRTQLLPSHAPPAPTHHPTVIVPAPPPSHHVTVVTMGPASVINTVSTSRQNLDTIVQAIQHIEGTQEKQLQEEEQRRAVIVTPARACPEPSASDTASDTEGNDSDSMDQSKEEPSGDGELP, from the exons ATGGAGTACTTTATGGTGCCGGCCCAGAAGGTGCCCTCGCTGCAGCACTTCAGGAAATCCGAGAAGGAGGTCATCGGCGGGCTCTGCAG CTTGGCCAATATCCCACTGACTCCGGAGACCCAGCGGGACCAGGAGCGGCGGATACGCAGGGAGATCGCCAACAGCAATGAGCGGCGGCGGATGCAGAGCATCAATGCTGGCTTCCAGTCCCTGAAAACCCTCATCCCACACACAGACGGGGAGAAGCTCAGCAAG GAGTTCAGCGGCTCCTCCCCAAAACGGCGACGGGCGGAGGACAAGGACGAGGGCATCGGCTCACCGGACATCTGGGAGGATGAGAAGGCCGAGGACCTGCGGCGGGAGATGATCGAGCTCCGGCAGCAGCTGGACAAGGAGCGCTCGGTCCGCATGATGCTGGAGGAGCAG GTTCGTTCCTTGGAGGCCCACATGTACCCCGAGAAGCTGAAGGTGATCGCGCAGCaagtgcagctccagcagcagcaggagcaggtgaGGTTGCTGCACCAGGAGAAGCTCGAGCGCGAGCAGCAGATCCGGACCCAG CTCCTGCCATCACACGCTCCCCCAGCGCCCACCCACCACCCCACCGTGATCGTTCCAGCTCCGCCTCCCTCCCATCACGTCACCGTGGTCACCATGGGCCCAGCCTCGGTCATCAACACGGTCTCCACGTCCCGGCAAAACCTGGACACCATCGTTCAG GCGATCCAGCATATCGAAGGGACGcaggagaagcagctgcaggaagaggagcagagacGTGCCGTCATCGTGACGCCGGCGCGTGCCTGCCCTGAGCCCTCGGCCTCCGACACCGCCTCCGACACCGAGGGCAACGACAGTGACTCCATGGACCAGAGCAAAGAGGAGCCCTCGGGGGACGGGGAGCTGCCCTGA
- the TFAP4 gene encoding transcription factor AP-4 isoform X1: protein MEYFMVPAQKVPSLQHFRKSEKEVIGGLCSLANIPLTPETQRDQERRIRREIANSNERRRMQSINAGFQSLKTLIPHTDGEKLSKAAILQQTAEYIFSLEQEKTRLLQQNTQLKRFIQEFSGSSPKRRRAEDKDEGIGSPDIWEDEKAEDLRREMIELRQQLDKERSVRMMLEEQVRSLEAHMYPEKLKVIAQQVQLQQQQEQVRLLHQEKLEREQQIRTQLLPSHAPPAPTHHPTVIVPAPPPSHHVTVVTMGPASVINTVSTSRQNLDTIVQAIQHIEGTQEKQLQEEEQRRAVIVTPARACPEPSASDTASDTEGNDSDSMDQSKEEPSGDGELP from the exons ATGGAGTACTTTATGGTGCCGGCCCAGAAGGTGCCCTCGCTGCAGCACTTCAGGAAATCCGAGAAGGAGGTCATCGGCGGGCTCTGCAG CTTGGCCAATATCCCACTGACTCCGGAGACCCAGCGGGACCAGGAGCGGCGGATACGCAGGGAGATCGCCAACAGCAATGAGCGGCGGCGGATGCAGAGCATCAATGCTGGCTTCCAGTCCCTGAAAACCCTCATCCCACACACAGACGGGGAGAAGCTCAGCAAG GCAGCCATCCTCCAGCAGACGGCCGAGTACATTTTCTccctggagcaggagaagactCGGCTACTGCAGCAGAACACCCAGCTCAAGCGGTTCATCCAG GAGTTCAGCGGCTCCTCCCCAAAACGGCGACGGGCGGAGGACAAGGACGAGGGCATCGGCTCACCGGACATCTGGGAGGATGAGAAGGCCGAGGACCTGCGGCGGGAGATGATCGAGCTCCGGCAGCAGCTGGACAAGGAGCGCTCGGTCCGCATGATGCTGGAGGAGCAG GTTCGTTCCTTGGAGGCCCACATGTACCCCGAGAAGCTGAAGGTGATCGCGCAGCaagtgcagctccagcagcagcaggagcaggtgaGGTTGCTGCACCAGGAGAAGCTCGAGCGCGAGCAGCAGATCCGGACCCAG CTCCTGCCATCACACGCTCCCCCAGCGCCCACCCACCACCCCACCGTGATCGTTCCAGCTCCGCCTCCCTCCCATCACGTCACCGTGGTCACCATGGGCCCAGCCTCGGTCATCAACACGGTCTCCACGTCCCGGCAAAACCTGGACACCATCGTTCAG GCGATCCAGCATATCGAAGGGACGcaggagaagcagctgcaggaagaggagcagagacGTGCCGTCATCGTGACGCCGGCGCGTGCCTGCCCTGAGCCCTCGGCCTCCGACACCGCCTCCGACACCGAGGGCAACGACAGTGACTCCATGGACCAGAGCAAAGAGGAGCCCTCGGGGGACGGGGAGCTGCCCTGA
- the LOC133625081 gene encoding basic proline-rich protein-like, producing the protein MKKCRRQPGRSTRAVPAGDTAAAPANAARAGSDRSSRVSRALCRGHSRRPGPARRIPTGGVRPRPPVRPRAPPPPAPRPPRGLQHPGRPRHILPPEEAAAPGQPPPGRHAEAPPRVTPPALRDVTRAGGAAPARRGIPPLPGVTPPPPSVPGAGRGGPLRWAPSPRPAPPPEFPPPPPPPRPRRGGTHGHTGGARLCRSAGVTLRGGVRRVTPPHGGRDSRCPSGVPPPPCPPVPPAAGRGRPGPRPAPARSRGRAGRCGAPINHGGQSPRPAAALRRRRRPGDRGGGGRAPPPPAPQPLQMWRSGPAARLRGGPLRQAALPARRRP; encoded by the coding sequence atgaagaagTGCAGGCGCCAGCCAGGGAGAAGCACCAGGGCGGTCCCTGCGGGGGACACGGCCGCTGCCCCCGCGAACGCGGCGCGAGCGGGGAGTGACCGCAGCTCCCGCGTGTCCCGCGCTCTGTGCCGGGGCCACTcgcgccgccccggcccggcccgccgaATCCCCACGGGTGGGGTGCGCCCGCGGCCACCCGTGCGGCCCCGCGCCCCACCGCCGCCGGCCCCGAGACCCCCCCGCGGGCTGCAGCATCCGGGCCGGCCCCGCCACATCCTGCCGCCGGAAGAAGCCGCGGCCCCGGGACAGCCCCCGCCGGGACGTCACGCGGAGGCCCCGCCACGCGTGACGCCACCCGCGCTCCGTGACGTCACGCGGGCGGGCGGTGCCGCTCCCGCGAGGAGGGGGATTCCCCCCCTCCCCGgtgtgacccccccccccccatccgtCCCCggtgcggggcggggggggccgCTCCGGTGGGCGCCGTCCCCGCGTCCTGCGCCGCCGCCGgagttccccccccccccacccccgccacGTCCCCGGCGGGGGGGGACACACGGACACACCGGGGGGGCTCGGCTCTGCCGCAGCGCCGGGGTGACCTTGCGCGGGGGTGTCCGTCGTGTCACCCCGCCTCACGGGGGGCGGGACTCTCGCTGTCCCTCCGGTGTCCCCCCCCCGCCGTGCCCCCCGGTGCCCCCCGCGGCGGGGAGGggccgccccggcccccgcccAGCTCCCGCCCgcagccggggccgggccggtcGGTGCGGGGCGCCCATAAATCACGGCGGGCAgagcccccgccccgccgccgccctccgccgccgccgccgcccgggggACCGGGGAGGGGGGGGCCGAGCCCCGCCGCCACccgccccccagcccctgcagatGTGGCGGAGCGGCCCGGCGGCCCGGCTGCGGGGGGGCCCGCTCCGCCAGGCTGCgctgcccgcccgccgccggccctGA
- the GLIS2 gene encoding LOW QUALITY PROTEIN: zinc finger protein GLIS2 (The sequence of the model RefSeq protein was modified relative to this genomic sequence to represent the inferred CDS: inserted 2 bases in 1 codon), translated as MHSLEEPLDLKLSISKLRAAREKRGVPGPRPRGPPRPDAXRRPGMAEGAAGGGRRAVPAPGLLAHSRLAELRDGRFPTVPVVDLSLSPRSGAESPAGSVSLSPERQSGGDLPGPLTPHDFQSLRYIDGLPSSFQFFLPLGAGGALQLPPAAFLPPSKEKRLPPELPLPKQLVCRWSKCNQFFDLLQDLVDHVNDFHVKPEKDAGYCCHWEGCARHGRGFNARYKMLIHIRTHTNEKPHRCPTCNKSFSRLENLKIHNRSHTGEKPYICPYEGCNKRYSNSSDRFKHTRTHYVEKPYSCKMPGCHKRYTDPSSLRKHIKAHGHFVSAEHPEMLKVHPPAKTPLGPAELPYVNGAQLVIPNPTALFAPPGLPALPIPLAPAPLDLSALGCGATGALPGPILPLNGSPLNLAKSPLLPSPFAAGLGLPVMSLLAGGVKAEGEKGSGAEGRPPKAGKGLESRKERGERTEPGWSRAPSESLALLPGAVLDLSAGVGSTGSPEALPPGWVLIPPGSLLLKPAAVN; from the exons ATGCATTCGCTGGAGGAGCCGCTGGACCTCAAGCTGAGCATCTCCAAGCTGCGAGCAGCCCGGGAGAAGCGGGGTGTGCccggcccccggccccgcggccccccGCGCCCCGATGC CCGCCGGCCGGGGATGGCCGAGGGGGCAGCCGGGGGGGgccgccgtgccgtgccggccCCCGGCCTCCTGGCACACTCCAGGCTGGCGGAGCTGCGGGATGGGCGATTCCCCACTGTGCCGGTGGTGGACCTCAGCCTCTCGCCCCGCTCTGGCGCAGAGTCTCCGGCCGGCAGCGTGTCGCTGTCCCCCGAGCGCCAGAGTGGCGGGGACCTGCCCGGCCCCCTCACCCCACAC GATTTCCAGTCCCTGCGCTACATTGACggcctccccagctccttccaGTTCTTCCTGCCGCTGGGAGCAGGGGGGGCCCTGCAGCTTCCCCCCGCTGCCTTCCTGCCCCCCAGCAAGGAGAAACGCCTGCCCCctgagctgcctctgcccaAGCAGCTTGTCTGCCGCTGGTCCAAG TGCAACCAGTTCTTCGATCTCCTGCAAGACTTGGTGGACCACGTCAACGACTTCCACGTCAAACCTGAGAAGGATGCAGGGTACTGCTGTCACTGGGAGGGCTGTGCCCGCCACGGCAGGGGCTTCAATGCCAG GTACAAGATGCTGATCCACATCCGGACACACACCAACGAGAAGCCGCATCGCTGCCCTACCTGCAACAAGAGCTTCTCGCGTCTGGAGAACCTGAAGATCCACAACCGCTCACACACAG GCGAGAAGCCCTACATCTGCCCCTACGAAGGCTGCAACAAGCGCTACTCCAACTCCAGCGACCGCTTCAAGCACACCCGCACGCACTACGTGGAGAAGCCCTACTCCTGCAAGATGCCGGGCTGCCACAAGCGCTACACCGATCCCAGCTCCCTGCGCAAGCACATCAAGGCTCACGGCCACTTCGTCTCGGCTGAGCACCCGGAGATGCTCAAGGTGCACCCACCTGCCAAGACGCCACTGGgcccagcagagctgccctACGTTAACGGGGCGCAGCTCGTCATCCCCAACCCCACCGCGCTTTTTGCCCCGCCGGGGCTGCCAGCGCTGCCCATCCCTTTGGCGCCAGCCCCGCTTGACCTCAGTGCTTTGGGCTGCGGGGCCACGGgggccctgcccggccccatcctGCCCCTCAATGGCAGCCCCTTGAACTTGGCCAAGAGCCCGCTGCTGCCTTCGCCCTTcgcggcggggctggggctgcccgtCATGTCGCTGCTGGCCGGCGGGGTCAAGGCCGAGGGGGAGAAAGGCAGCGGCGCCGAGGGGCGGCCGCCCAAAGCAGGTAAGGGGCTGGAGAGCCGCAAGGAAAGAGGCGAAAGGACGGAGCCAGGGTGGTCGCGGGCGCCCTCCGAGAGCCTGGCGCTGCTGCCCGGGGCCGTGCTCGACCTCTCGGCCGGCGTGGGCTCGACGGGCAGCCCCGAGGCACTGCCGCCAGGCTGGGTGCTCATCCCTCCTGGCTCCCTGCTGCTCAAACCCGCTGCCGTGAATTGA